A window from Ignavibacteriota bacterium encodes these proteins:
- a CDS encoding OsmC family protein, with protein MEGTEHVIRAKSFTYKTSTTWTEGRSGTIGSEGKPTLKISSPPEFKGERGVWTPEDLFVGSVEVCHMTTFLSFAAQKKMTIVSYRSHANGVLEHIDEDYRFTRIVIFPTITVGKDVVETDVHALLREAEKHCLVANSIASIVEVNPTIIVHPG; from the coding sequence ATGGAAGGAACAGAACACGTGATCCGCGCAAAGTCCTTCACGTACAAGACCAGCACGACGTGGACGGAAGGGCGGAGCGGGACCATCGGGTCGGAGGGGAAGCCGACGTTGAAGATCTCGAGTCCCCCGGAGTTCAAGGGGGAGCGCGGGGTGTGGACCCCCGAGGACCTGTTCGTGGGATCGGTGGAGGTCTGTCATATGACCACCTTCCTGTCGTTCGCCGCGCAGAAGAAGATGACGATCGTGTCGTACAGGAGTCACGCGAACGGTGTGCTCGAGCACATCGACGAGGATTACCGGTTCACGCGCATCGTGATCTTCCCGACCATCACCGTGGGAAAGGATGTGGTCGAGACGGACGTGCATGCGTTGCTCCGGGAGGCAGAGAAGCATTGCCTTGTGGCGAACTCGATCGCATCGATCGTTGAGGTGAATCCCACGATCATCGTTCATCCGGGATGA
- the leuD gene encoding 3-isopropylmalate dehydratase small subunit (catalyzes the isomerization between 2-isopropylmalate and 3-isopropylmalate in leucine biosynthesis), producing MAKVVYTIGNDISTDVIYPGRFMATVLPTETPAFAFADDATFNGMLKAKQVPAGSVLVAGENFGCGSSREQAVSTLKGHELLIIARSVARIFMQNSVNLGLNLVVAPGFEASPGDDVEVTGDVVVNTTTGKKFPIEKLPKARQAIVEAGGLIAYTRKRLMDQPSAPAPAGRG from the coding sequence ATGGCGAAGGTCGTCTATACCATCGGTAACGATATCAGCACGGATGTCATCTATCCGGGCCGCTTCATGGCGACGGTGCTCCCGACGGAGACGCCGGCGTTCGCATTTGCGGACGATGCCACATTCAATGGCATGCTGAAGGCCAAGCAGGTCCCTGCGGGAAGCGTGCTCGTGGCGGGCGAGAATTTCGGTTGCGGTTCTTCCCGCGAGCAGGCGGTGTCCACGCTGAAGGGGCATGAGTTGCTGATCATCGCGCGGAGCGTCGCCCGCATCTTCATGCAGAATTCCGTGAACCTCGGGCTCAATCTTGTCGTCGCTCCCGGCTTCGAGGCATCACCGGGTGATGACGTGGAGGTGACAGGCGATGTGGTCGTGAACACCACGACCGGCAAGAAATTCCCGATCGAAAAGCTCCCGAAGGCCCGCCAGGCCATCGTTGAAGCAGGCGGACTGATCGCGTACACGCGCAAGCGTTTGATGGATCAGCCATCCGCTCCCGCTCCGGCGGGACGGGGTTGA
- a CDS encoding MFS transporter: MLKREPVAPEDRLFTPQFFLMCLYSFTVFLSAFQLFPTAPFRIIDLGGTTFTAGLFLGFLTYASALSAPLTGALADRWGRRKVLMIGSGALTVFSVGYAVSPNYHIPLVIVIFHGIFWSGLLSASSAYITDIIPAHRRAEGISYWGMASILAVATAPSLGLWIYSFGWVWLCVSIGVMNLMMLLIAWRLPETARHEVPPGPLPGLRDLVEWRVLALSTALFMYAVGHGGATAFSAVFARAHGIEPPGLFFTVNAIMILLTRPLAGPLADRLGHHKIMIPSLALIFLGLVLLAFGTTKAMFIAAAIVYGLGIGNVFPVFSAYIIQRVPANRRGAAFGSVLAAFDTGIGTGSIVTGLLIGQFGYQTAFLATAALAGCAIPYFLIVEKRLNFDVIVEGERTEG, translated from the coding sequence GTGCTGAAGCGTGAGCCCGTCGCACCGGAAGACCGGCTTTTTACGCCGCAGTTCTTTCTGATGTGCCTCTACTCCTTCACCGTCTTCCTCTCAGCATTTCAACTCTTCCCGACGGCACCGTTCCGGATCATCGACCTCGGTGGGACAACATTCACGGCCGGGCTCTTTCTCGGATTTCTGACCTACGCGTCGGCCTTGTCGGCCCCGCTGACCGGTGCTCTGGCGGATCGCTGGGGGCGGCGGAAGGTGTTGATGATCGGAAGTGGTGCGCTGACGGTGTTCTCTGTCGGGTATGCGGTGAGTCCGAATTATCACATCCCGCTGGTCATCGTGATCTTCCATGGGATCTTCTGGTCGGGGCTCCTTTCCGCTTCATCCGCGTACATCACGGACATCATACCCGCCCATCGCCGCGCGGAAGGGATCAGCTACTGGGGGATGGCGAGCATCCTGGCGGTCGCCACCGCCCCGTCCCTGGGCCTCTGGATCTATTCCTTCGGATGGGTCTGGCTCTGTGTCTCTATCGGGGTGATGAACCTGATGATGCTTCTCATTGCCTGGAGACTCCCGGAGACTGCGCGGCACGAAGTGCCCCCCGGCCCGCTCCCCGGCCTGCGCGATCTCGTGGAATGGCGGGTCCTGGCCCTCTCGACCGCGCTCTTCATGTATGCGGTAGGGCATGGAGGCGCTACGGCGTTCTCCGCCGTCTTCGCCCGTGCGCACGGGATCGAACCGCCAGGTCTCTTCTTCACGGTGAATGCCATCATGATCCTCCTGACACGCCCGCTGGCCGGACCACTTGCAGACCGGCTCGGCCATCACAAGATCATGATCCCCAGCCTTGCGCTGATCTTCCTCGGTTTGGTCCTGCTTGCCTTCGGGACGACCAAGGCCATGTTCATCGCGGCCGCGATCGTGTATGGACTCGGGATCGGGAACGTGTTTCCCGTGTTCTCGGCCTATATCATCCAGCGTGTACCGGCGAACAGGCGGGGGGCCGCATTCGGGAGTGTGCTTGCGGCGTTCGATACGGGGATCGGGACTGGTTCCATTGTCACAGGGCTCTTGATCGGCCAGTTCGGGTACCAGACGGCGTTCCTTGCGACCGCGGCCCTCGCCGGATGTGCCATCCCGTACTTCCTGATCGTGGAGAAACGTTTGAACTTCGACGTGATCGTCGAGGGGGAACGGACCGAAGGCTAG
- a CDS encoding response regulator transcription factor: MQIVLAEPHPLVRRGLMQIMKDGFDRCIVHEAKNATELLEEVSSGSPDLLVVDLTLPGGPGLEILKSIQGHVGSAVPVIVTSDDPGPEFTRSALQAGATAVVLKERADEELLYTIESVRQGYNHR; encoded by the coding sequence ATGCAGATCGTTTTAGCGGAGCCGCACCCCCTTGTGCGGCGCGGATTGATGCAGATCATGAAGGATGGCTTCGACCGTTGCATCGTTCATGAGGCGAAGAATGCGACGGAGCTCCTGGAGGAGGTTTCCTCCGGGTCGCCGGATCTGCTGGTTGTGGACCTCACTTTACCCGGGGGGCCGGGGCTGGAGATCCTGAAGAGCATCCAGGGTCACGTGGGCTCTGCTGTGCCGGTGATCGTTACGTCAGATGATCCCGGTCCGGAGTTCACCCGAAGCGCACTTCAGGCGGGCGCTACCGCGGTGGTGCTGAAGGAGCGCGCAGATGAGGAATTGCTGTATACGATAGAATCCGTGAGACAGGGGTATAACCACCGCTGA
- a CDS encoding NTP transferase domain-containing protein, with product MQTDRSPATGHRLVILAGGLSSRMAATASQFGAPDAETSAQIARGGKTMVGVDPAGRPLISYLTWNAASTGYTHVVLLLGARNAALREYIEERSAAGEFPGIRWTFATQPIPDGRTKPLGTADALEHALHAAPEWSGQAFTVCNGDNLYSPRAFRLLAECASPHALIDYDREALQFDEERIRNFAVLVKDAAGYLQAIIEKPGASELARARETSGRIGVSMNIFRFTYDAILPVLERLPLHPVRGEKELPAAVVALLSADPHAVRAIPLAEHVPDLTGVRDIAVLRDLFAAGPGGRPSC from the coding sequence GTGCAGACTGATCGCTCTCCGGCCACCGGCCACCGTCTCGTGATCCTTGCCGGCGGCCTCTCATCGCGCATGGCGGCCACCGCATCGCAATTCGGAGCACCTGATGCCGAAACATCGGCACAGATCGCCCGTGGCGGAAAGACCATGGTGGGCGTTGATCCCGCCGGGCGCCCGCTGATCTCCTACCTGACATGGAATGCGGCATCCACCGGGTACACGCATGTTGTGCTTCTTCTTGGTGCCCGCAATGCAGCCCTCAGAGAGTATATCGAGGAGCGTTCGGCGGCCGGCGAATTCCCCGGCATCCGCTGGACCTTCGCCACCCAGCCCATTCCCGATGGAAGAACGAAACCCCTCGGCACGGCCGATGCGCTCGAACATGCGCTGCACGCGGCTCCGGAATGGTCGGGGCAGGCGTTCACGGTCTGTAACGGCGACAACCTGTATTCCCCGCGTGCGTTCCGGCTCCTTGCGGAATGCGCATCACCGCATGCGCTCATCGACTATGACCGTGAGGCATTGCAGTTCGACGAAGAACGCATCCGCAACTTCGCGGTGCTCGTGAAGGATGCGGCCGGGTATCTCCAGGCGATCATCGAGAAGCCCGGTGCGTCGGAACTCGCCCGCGCACGTGAGACGAGCGGCCGCATCGGGGTGAGCATGAACATCTTCCGGTTCACCTACGACGCGATCCTTCCTGTGCTCGAGCGTCTCCCGCTGCATCCGGTGCGCGGTGAGAAAGAACTCCCTGCCGCGGTGGTGGCATTGCTGTCGGCAGATCCGCACGCCGTGCGTGCCATCCCCCTTGCGGAGCACGTTCCGGACCTGACAGGTGTGCGCGATATCGCGGTCCTGCGCGACCTCTTCGCGGCGGGGCCGGGAGGCAGGCCGTCGTGCTGA
- the hemN gene encoding oxygen-independent coproporphyrinogen III oxidase, with the protein MGRPFSQVDVALLKKYDRPGPRYTSYPTAPLFQPTFTASDFAGEIRATNAPGTSSDISLYFHFPFCDTLCYFCGCTMLVTRDRARIDEYLRYLKKEMALVAPLIAPGRRVTQLHWGGGTPTHLSPDQIRDIAATIRSSFPFAPDAECSVEIDPRELDRAHLEALAAAGFNRMSMGVQDFEYEVQAAVNRIQPASVSRQVYDWARELGFSSINIDLMYGLPHQTPASFERTIRGVLTYKPDRIAVFNYAHVPWLKPHQKLIQQSDLPLPEEKLAILKMTIELLTSSGYEYIGMDHFARPDDELARAREERTLYRNFQGYSTKAGADLYGFGMSSISHFTNVYAQNTKMLSEYYKALDAGMLATHVGYRMTDDDHIRKHVIIRLMCDLELDIPAVEKRFGIAFDEYFAAARAALVPLEEDGLVESTPSCIKVVGPGRLLLRNIAMCFDAYLERMAKERPIFSRTV; encoded by the coding sequence ATGGGACGACCGTTCTCACAAGTTGATGTTGCTTTGCTGAAGAAGTATGACCGTCCGGGCCCGCGCTACACGAGCTATCCGACGGCTCCGCTCTTTCAACCGACGTTCACCGCGTCCGATTTCGCCGGGGAGATACGGGCGACGAATGCCCCCGGGACGAGTTCTGACATCTCGCTGTACTTCCACTTTCCCTTTTGCGATACGCTCTGCTACTTCTGCGGGTGCACCATGCTGGTCACCCGCGACCGCGCCCGTATCGATGAGTACCTGCGGTACCTGAAGAAGGAGATGGCGCTGGTAGCGCCATTGATCGCTCCCGGCCGCCGGGTGACCCAACTGCACTGGGGCGGTGGCACGCCGACCCATCTGTCGCCTGATCAGATCAGGGACATTGCAGCCACGATCCGATCGTCGTTCCCGTTCGCACCTGACGCCGAGTGCAGTGTGGAGATCGATCCGCGGGAACTGGACCGTGCTCATCTTGAGGCACTTGCCGCCGCGGGGTTCAACCGGATGAGCATGGGCGTGCAGGATTTCGAATACGAGGTGCAGGCTGCCGTGAACCGCATCCAGCCCGCATCGGTGTCCCGCCAGGTATACGACTGGGCACGTGAACTGGGCTTCTCCAGCATCAATATCGATCTCATGTACGGCCTGCCGCATCAGACGCCCGCGTCGTTCGAGCGGACCATCCGTGGCGTGCTCACCTACAAGCCCGACCGCATCGCGGTGTTCAATTATGCGCACGTCCCCTGGCTCAAGCCGCATCAGAAGCTCATCCAGCAATCCGATCTTCCGTTGCCGGAAGAGAAGCTCGCTATCCTCAAGATGACGATCGAACTCCTCACGTCTTCCGGTTATGAGTACATCGGGATGGATCATTTTGCCCGGCCGGATGATGAACTTGCGCGGGCACGTGAGGAGCGCACACTCTACAGGAACTTCCAGGGATATTCGACGAAAGCGGGTGCCGACCTCTATGGATTCGGCATGTCGTCGATCAGTCACTTCACCAACGTCTACGCCCAGAACACGAAGATGCTGTCCGAGTATTACAAGGCGCTTGACGCAGGGATGCTTGCGACGCACGTCGGGTACAGGATGACGGATGATGATCACATCCGCAAGCATGTGATCATCCGGTTGATGTGCGACCTGGAACTCGATATCCCGGCAGTGGAGAAGAGGTTCGGGATCGCGTTCGATGAATACTTTGCGGCGGCACGCGCCGCACTCGTTCCTCTCGAAGAAGATGGCCTCGTCGAGTCCACCCCTTCGTGCATCAAGGTCGTTGGCCCGGGCCGGCTGTTGCTGAGGAACATCGCCATGTGTTTCGATGCCTATCTGGAACGGATGGCGAAGGAGAGGCCGATCTTTTCCCGGACGGTCTGA
- the gpmA gene encoding 2,3-diphosphoglycerate-dependent phosphoglycerate mutase, with protein MKKIVLLRHGESTWNKENRFTGWTDVGLSEKGMEEAREAGRTLKKDGYVFDVAYTSVLSRAIKTLWTALEEQGQMYLPIHNTWRLNERHYGGLQGLNKAETAEKHGMDQVKIWRRSYDIPPPPLTLSDPRHPSHDPRYAGLDPKDMPLTESLKDTVARFLPYWHETIAPAVKSGKRVLIAAHGNSLRALVKYLDNVPESEIVELNIPTAVPLVYELDDDLKPIRHYYLGDTAAIEAAAKAVADQLKKK; from the coding sequence ATGAAGAAGATCGTACTGCTCCGCCACGGCGAGAGCACATGGAACAAGGAGAACCGGTTCACGGGATGGACCGACGTCGGACTGAGCGAGAAGGGCATGGAGGAAGCGCGTGAGGCGGGCCGGACACTGAAGAAGGATGGGTACGTGTTCGACGTGGCGTACACCTCGGTGCTGTCGCGCGCGATCAAGACGCTCTGGACCGCGCTCGAGGAGCAGGGACAGATGTACCTCCCGATCCATAACACGTGGCGCCTGAACGAGCGTCACTACGGCGGGCTCCAGGGACTGAACAAGGCAGAGACCGCGGAGAAGCACGGGATGGACCAGGTGAAGATCTGGCGCCGCAGCTACGACATCCCGCCGCCGCCGCTCACGCTCTCCGATCCGCGCCATCCGTCGCACGATCCGCGGTATGCCGGGCTCGATCCGAAGGACATGCCGCTGACGGAATCTCTGAAGGATACCGTTGCCCGGTTCCTGCCGTACTGGCACGAGACCATCGCTCCTGCCGTGAAGTCCGGCAAGCGCGTGCTCATCGCCGCCCACGGCAACAGCCTCCGTGCCCTCGTGAAGTATCTGGACAATGTCCCCGAGTCGGAGATCGTGGAACTGAACATCCCCACGGCCGTGCCCCTCGTCTATGAACTCGACGACGACCTGAAGCCGATCCGCCACTACTACCTCGGCGATACTGCAGCGATCGAAGCAGCAGCCAAAGCGGTCGCCGACCAGTTGAAGAAAAAGTAG
- a CDS encoding response regulator transcription factor: MKFLIVDDHTVVRRGIRQILVDAFESCEVTEAQNAAELMTLIRAETWDAVVLDITLPDRNGLDVLKDLKQERPHLPVVVLSMHPEEQFAVRVLRAGGVGYVPKESASEELTTAINLGLKGQRYMSPGLARKIAFDSVANLKDLPEPIELSDREIQVLCLIAEGKTLSEMAEMLALSTKTVSTYRARLMEKTNAVNNADLIHYAIAQGYVMK, encoded by the coding sequence GTGAAATTCCTGATCGTGGATGATCATACGGTAGTCCGACGGGGGATCAGGCAGATCCTTGTTGATGCATTTGAATCCTGTGAGGTCACGGAAGCGCAGAACGCGGCCGAGCTCATGACGCTTATCCGCGCGGAGACCTGGGATGCCGTGGTGTTGGACATCACCCTGCCTGACAGGAACGGGCTGGATGTGTTGAAGGACCTCAAGCAGGAGCGGCCGCACCTGCCGGTGGTGGTGCTGAGCATGCATCCGGAGGAGCAATTCGCTGTCCGGGTCCTGCGCGCGGGGGGGGTAGGGTATGTCCCGAAAGAAAGTGCTTCCGAAGAGCTGACCACCGCGATCAACCTTGGCCTCAAGGGACAGCGGTATATGAGTCCGGGCCTTGCCCGGAAGATCGCGTTCGACTCGGTGGCCAATCTTAAGGACCTTCCTGAGCCGATCGAGCTCTCTGACCGGGAGATCCAGGTACTCTGTCTGATCGCCGAGGGAAAGACACTGTCAGAAATGGCTGAAATGCTGGCATTGAGCACCAAAACCGTCAGCACCTACCGGGCACGTCTCATGGAAAAGACCAATGCTGTGAACAACGCTGACCTCATTCATTATGCCATAGCCCAGGGCTATGTCATGAAGTAA
- a CDS encoding GHMP kinase yields the protein MSNVRFSTPGRVCLFGEHQDYLHLPVIPCAISLRIAIDARHTDERTVHIDLPDLQSGDRFSLDGPLEYRNDRDYLRSGVNVIRRHGFTFSKGLRAWMEGKIPINAGTSSSSAMLVTWIAVLGRLSDQEQLLSPEECARLAHEAEVIEFGEPGGQMDHYSTALGGILTIDFAPALRIEKLSVPLGTFVLGNSREPKDTKGILARVKNQVVALSHVLERRHPGFSLQTATAGTIADLAPELNEEQATLLQGTIRNRQLTHDARQVLMSPSPDHRHIGGLLTEHQAVLREVLRISTPKIDRMIAAANAAGAYGAKINGSGGGGCMFAYAPEDPERVAQAVRDAGGEAWVVSMAEGVRAD from the coding sequence ATGTCGAACGTACGATTTTCCACTCCTGGCCGGGTGTGTCTCTTCGGCGAACACCAGGACTACCTCCATCTCCCTGTCATCCCCTGCGCAATTTCCCTTCGTATCGCCATCGATGCACGGCACACGGACGAGCGGACGGTCCACATCGATCTTCCCGATCTGCAGTCCGGCGACAGGTTCTCGCTGGATGGTCCGTTGGAGTACCGGAACGACCGGGATTATCTGCGGAGCGGCGTGAATGTCATCCGCCGCCACGGGTTCACCTTCAGCAAAGGTCTGCGTGCATGGATGGAAGGGAAGATCCCCATCAATGCGGGGACATCGAGTTCCTCCGCCATGCTGGTGACCTGGATAGCCGTCCTCGGGCGCCTGAGCGATCAGGAACAACTGCTCTCTCCCGAAGAATGTGCCCGGCTTGCGCACGAAGCTGAGGTCATCGAGTTCGGCGAACCCGGCGGACAGATGGACCATTACTCCACGGCATTGGGTGGCATCCTGACCATCGACTTCGCTCCGGCGCTACGGATCGAGAAGTTGTCGGTCCCCCTCGGGACATTCGTGCTCGGCAATTCGCGTGAGCCGAAAGACACCAAGGGCATTCTTGCGCGCGTGAAGAACCAGGTCGTGGCGCTTTCCCACGTACTCGAGCGCCGGCATCCCGGCTTCTCCTTGCAGACCGCAACGGCCGGCACCATTGCGGACCTTGCTCCTGAACTGAACGAGGAGCAGGCGACGCTTCTGCAGGGCACGATCAGGAACCGGCAATTGACGCATGATGCGAGACAGGTCTTGATGTCGCCATCACCGGACCACCGGCATATTGGCGGACTGCTGACCGAGCATCAGGCAGTTCTTCGCGAGGTGCTTCGGATCTCTACGCCCAAGATCGACCGGATGATCGCGGCGGCGAATGCCGCGGGCGCGTATGGAGCCAAGATCAACGGTTCGGGCGGCGGTGGGTGCATGTTCGCCTACGCCCCCGAAGATCCGGAGCGGGTCGCGCAGGCCGTGCGCGATGCCGGCGGTGAAGCCTGGGTGGTCAGCATGGCGGAGGGCGTCCGTGCAGACTGA